In a genomic window of Anoxybacter fermentans:
- a CDS encoding PspA/IM30 family protein — protein MGFWKRLKDITKANLNDFLNRIEEPEKMIDQYIRDMEEEIQKLRSLVAEAIAQEKAYKKKFELNQNDVNKWQTKAEQAILANRDDLAKKALEKKNEALEQAKYYEEKYKAQQEKVDAFKRKLADYEEKLETAKRKREDLKARAKAARTEKKLNEAMAGIGQSSIMDDFNRMEEKILKMEAEAEASNEMVEMEKSLEDEFKELEEKNSIDDELTALKKKLGK, from the coding sequence ATGGGTTTTTGGAAGCGTCTTAAAGATATTACTAAAGCTAATTTAAATGATTTTTTGAACAGAATAGAAGAACCAGAAAAGATGATTGATCAGTATATACGGGATATGGAAGAGGAGATTCAAAAACTTCGTTCTCTGGTAGCAGAGGCTATTGCTCAGGAGAAAGCATATAAGAAAAAGTTTGAGTTGAATCAAAATGATGTTAATAAATGGCAAACCAAAGCAGAACAGGCTATTTTGGCTAATCGGGATGATTTGGCGAAAAAGGCTTTAGAAAAGAAAAATGAAGCTTTAGAACAGGCTAAATATTATGAAGAAAAATATAAAGCTCAGCAAGAAAAAGTAGATGCTTTTAAGCGCAAATTGGCTGATTATGAAGAGAAGTTGGAAACTGCAAAGAGGAAACGTGAAGACTTAAAAGCCAGGGCCAAAGCTGCTCGCACAGAGAAAAAACTAAATGAAGCGATGGCTGGAATTGGTCAATCCAGCATTATGGATGATTTTAATCGAATGGAGGAGAAAATTCTTAAAATGGAAGCTGAGGCTGAAGCATCTAATGAGATGGTTGAAATGGAGAAGAGTCTGGAAGATGAGTTTAAAGAATTAGAGGAGAAAAATTCTATTGATGATGAACTGACAGCATTGAAGAAAAAGTTAGGTAAATAA
- a CDS encoding DUF4247 domain-containing protein has translation MDRNQKITMGIFVTIVVIIFAINYTIKATQTIPDRISRLYPLHSQKNLTTGKLRIYMSNESPIPTAERILYQLGRPYEMTNLELWKNNPTEPILLLYDNYVVSIRELNGKGSQVEVTNYETAYDRYNSTFIYYWGPSVRRGSIFRIGPSRVRGGGIGGLGGK, from the coding sequence GTGGATAGGAATCAAAAGATTACAATGGGAATATTTGTGACTATTGTAGTTATAATTTTTGCAATAAATTATACAATTAAAGCAACTCAGACGATACCAGATCGGATCAGTAGATTATATCCTCTTCATTCTCAGAAAAATCTGACTACAGGAAAATTGAGAATTTACATGTCTAACGAATCTCCTATTCCTACTGCTGAAAGAATTTTGTACCAGCTGGGAAGACCGTATGAAATGACCAATCTGGAACTATGGAAGAACAATCCTACAGAACCAATTTTGCTTTTATATGATAATTATGTGGTTAGTATTAGAGAATTGAATGGAAAAGGTTCTCAAGTTGAAGTAACCAACTATGAAACTGCATATGATCGATATAATTCTACATTTATTTATTATTGGGGGCCATCAGTACGCCGCGGTAGTATTTTTAGAATAGGTCCGTCGCGGGTGCGAGGTGGTGGTATTGGAGGTCTGGGTGGAAAATAA